From the genome of Sediminibacter sp. Hel_I_10:
AACTATGAATAGAAAAAGAAAACAAACCAAAGGTTTATCTATATCATTTTGCAAATAATCTAATGACTATCAATTAAATGTATGTAGTGTTGGCTATTCGTTGTTAATTTCTGCAGGAACACTCATGGTATTCATTGAGATATGCGATTGTTTCCATGCTTAGTTTTTCCACAATTGGAATATTTATGTCATCTAGTTTCTTGAAATAAATACAGGCTTTCCCCATTTTGAATTTTCCTAAATCTTTCAAAAGAGTATCGCTTTTTTCTGTTTTAGAATAGACATAAAGTGAAAACTGTGCTTTTCGTGGTGAGAAACCTAACAAAGGAGCATCGCCTTCATGACCACTAGCATATTTATAGTGATAGCTTCCAAAACCTATAATTGTTGGTCCCCACATTTTTGGTTCAAAACCTGACCATTCACGCATTAATTCTATTAATTTAAAACTATCAGATTTCTTCTGTTCATTTTCAACGTATGATTCTATAAAATCAAGAACATCTACTTCCGTTTCAGATGTCTTATTTTTTGTCATTTCTCTTATAGTTTTTATATATGTGATATGGCTGTTTCACAATGCCTACTAACGGTCTCGACTACGAGTAGTTGCGTGGTTTAGCGGTTAACTATTCAAGTACATACAAACTAAAAATCCATGAGGATTTTCAGAAATAGGCGAGATCAAGCAATTACTTATAGCAATTGTTGTGTACCGTTTTTTATTTCAGTCGTTTTTTGATATCCATTCTCTGATGTGAAATTCTAACGATTTCGACAATTTCATTTTCGACTTTCCTGTAATAAATCAGATGAGATTTGATTTTAGTTACTCGATAGTTTTTTCGAGTTTGTTCTGCGGATTTTCCAATCAGATAGTTGTCCGCAATAAATTCAATCTCTCCGATTATTAAGTCGTAATATCTATCAGCTTGTTCTTTAGACCATTTGTGAAAAGTATAAATCCAAATATCATTTAAATCATCAATAGCTTGTTTGCTTATTCGATATTTGTTTTTACTCATAAGTGTTGACGATGTAATTCAGACAGGTTTTGTTTCGGGTCAAAATTTTCAACAAATTCGCTATTTTCTCCAACTTCGAGAGCTTTAATCAGTTCTCTTTCCTTTTTTTCTTCACGTTCTAACAAACGTAGTGCTGAACGAATTACTTCGCTAACCGAACCATATCTACCAGAATTTACTTCTTCTCTGATAAAATCCTCAAAATGATTTCCGAGTGATATTGAAGTGTTTTTTCCCATTTTAGCTATAAATTTACTCAAATATACCAAATCTTGGTAACGTAGCCAAATTGCACACAACGTGTTTGTGTATGATTAGTGGCGTGTTTTAAACACTAAAGTTAGCAAATAAATCACAGATAGAAAGTCCGCGAGGACTTTCGTAAATAGGCTAGAACTAGCAATTAATTTTATACGGCTTAAGTTAGCATTTTATTAAATTAGGTTATAAATCAGAAAGAACAAAAGAGAGGATCAAGGTTATTTTATACGCAGAAGCTTAAGACTTCGTCAACATTGGAAACCCCCTCTCTTTTCTACACAGATTCCGTACAGTTCTATGAGGCTTTTAGACCTCGATTTCAAGTCGTTGGAACTCGCGTAGATTGTCCTTTCCACAATCATTTTCTTATGAATAAAGATATTGAATATTTTGGTATTGGCATCAGCCACCTGGTTTTTGACGTTACGGATTCCGATGGCAATCATCATCAGTTTAAGAACAACACTTCCGGCTTTAAGAAGTTTGTAAAGCTCTTGGGCCAACAGAGCCATTGCGTTATGGAGGCTACGGGTTATTACCATTATCAGTTGGCTTATTTTTTACTTGAATCCGGTATAAGGTT
Proteins encoded in this window:
- a CDS encoding DUF1801 domain-containing protein, whose amino-acid sequence is MTKNKTSETEVDVLDFIESYVENEQKKSDSFKLIELMREWSGFEPKMWGPTIIGFGSYHYKYASGHEGDAPLLGFSPRKAQFSLYVYSKTEKSDTLLKDLGKFKMGKACIYFKKLDDINIPIVEKLSMETIAYLNEYHECSCRN
- a CDS encoding type II toxin-antitoxin system RelE/ParE family toxin, which translates into the protein MSKNKYRISKQAIDDLNDIWIYTFHKWSKEQADRYYDLIIGEIEFIADNYLIGKSAEQTRKNYRVTKIKSHLIYYRKVENEIVEIVRISHQRMDIKKRLK
- a CDS encoding type II toxin-antitoxin system ParD family antitoxin codes for the protein MGKNTSISLGNHFEDFIREEVNSGRYGSVSEVIRSALRLLEREEKKERELIKALEVGENSEFVENFDPKQNLSELHRQHL